From Anaerohalosphaeraceae bacterium, one genomic window encodes:
- the nadA gene encoding quinolinate synthase NadA, with product PEDIEKARQQYPNSLVLAHPECGPEIRRMADELLSTGGMIRFAGQSKANVFIIATEEGIVHTLRKKYPEKTFVPISEFAVCPNMKKITLEKLLWSLQDMEYRIEVPEAVAIRARKALERMMEILPEG from the coding sequence CCCGGAAGATATAGAAAAAGCCCGGCAGCAGTATCCGAACTCCCTTGTGCTGGCTCATCCGGAATGCGGACCTGAAATCCGTCGGATGGCTGATGAGCTGCTCAGTACCGGCGGAATGATTCGGTTTGCCGGCCAGAGCAAAGCCAACGTGTTTATCATTGCCACTGAGGAAGGCATTGTGCACACCCTTCGAAAGAAGTATCCGGAGAAAACATTTGTGCCGATCAGCGAGTTTGCCGTTTGTCCAAATATGAAGAAGATTACCCTGGAAAAACTGCTCTGGTCGCTCCAGGATATGGAATACCGAATTGAAGTGCCGGAAGCGGTTGCAATCAGGGCCCGAAAAGCCCTTGAACGAATGATGGAAATTTTGCCGGAAGGGTAA